A single region of the Pontimicrobium sp. SW4 genome encodes:
- a CDS encoding retropepsin-like aspartic protease, which yields MSLQQFLLKKGYTKIKIHLTKTNHFELKAMINGKKGQFILDTGASNSCVDFTFTDTFGLTVEDSEVKAAGAGAIDMLTQVSKKNTVKIGKWVSKKTSIILFDLAHVNTALTNHNSNPVHGIIGADILKKTKAIIDYNKKYLYLKL from the coding sequence ATGAGCTTACAGCAATTTTTATTAAAAAAAGGTTACACCAAAATAAAGATACACCTTACAAAAACTAATCATTTTGAATTAAAAGCTATGATTAATGGCAAAAAAGGACAGTTTATTTTGGATACAGGAGCATCAAACTCATGTGTTGATTTTACTTTTACCGACACATTTGGGTTAACAGTAGAAGACTCAGAGGTAAAAGCTGCTGGCGCAGGAGCAATAGATATGCTCACACAAGTTTCAAAAAAGAATACAGTTAAGATAGGTAAATGGGTATCAAAAAAAACTTCAATCATTCTATTTGATTTAGCTCATGTAAATACCGCTTTAACTAACCACAATTCAAACCCTGTTCATGGTATTATTGGTGCAGACATTTTAAAAAAAACTAAAGCAATAATTGATTACAATAAGAAATATTTATATCTTAAACTCTAA
- a CDS encoding MotA/TolQ/ExbB proton channel family protein encodes MKRLFSILAIACIMAFGTVNASTNANTTTTIVNTVVSAQEDGAAAEELGFHQELKKRFIEGGPGFMGIVLLCLILGLAIAIERIIFLNLSTSNSKKLTQNVEDALASGGVEAAKEVCRNTKGPVASIFYQGLDRADEDIDAAEKAVVAYGGVQMGQLEKNVSWISLFIALAPMLGFMGTVIGMIQAFDKIEAAGDMQPSLVAGGIKVALLTTVFGLIVAIILQIFYNYIISKIDAIVNDMEDASISLMDLLVKHKK; translated from the coding sequence ATGAAAAGATTATTTTCTATTCTAGCCATCGCATGTATTATGGCATTCGGAACTGTAAATGCAAGTACAAACGCGAACACTACTACAACAATTGTTAATACGGTTGTTTCAGCCCAAGAAGATGGAGCTGCTGCTGAAGAACTTGGATTTCATCAGGAATTAAAAAAGAGATTTATTGAAGGAGGCCCTGGATTTATGGGTATTGTATTGTTATGTTTAATTCTTGGATTAGCAATTGCTATAGAAAGAATTATCTTTTTAAACTTATCTACTTCAAATTCTAAAAAATTAACTCAAAATGTTGAAGACGCACTTGCATCTGGTGGTGTTGAAGCAGCAAAAGAAGTTTGTAGAAATACAAAAGGACCTGTTGCATCTATATTCTATCAAGGATTAGATCGTGCAGATGAAGATATTGATGCTGCAGAAAAAGCAGTTGTTGCTTATGGTGGGGTACAAATGGGACAGTTAGAAAAAAACGTATCTTGGATATCATTATTTATCGCATTAGCACCAATGTTAGGGTTCATGGGAACAGTAATTGGTATGATTCAAGCATTCGATAAAATTGAGGCTGCTGGAGACATGCAACCATCTTTAGTTGCAGGAGGTATTAAAGTTGCACTTCTTACAACCGTGTTTGGTCTAATTGTTGCTATTATATTACAGATATTTTATAATTATATCATTTCAAAAATTGATGCAATTGTAAACGATATGGAAGATGCATCAATTTCATTGATGGATTTATTAGTAAAACACAAGAAGTAA
- the odhB gene encoding 2-oxoglutarate dehydrogenase complex dihydrolipoyllysine-residue succinyltransferase, whose product MILEMKVPSPGESITEVEIAEWLVEDGDYVEKDQAIAEVDSDKATLELPAEASGVITLKAESGDAVAVGQVVCLIDTSATKPEGTVPVKKVEKVETAQSTVQATSSSQTYATGTPSPAANKILAEKGIDASQVNGSGRDGRITKEDAIKAVPSMGQAINVEGRGSSRSKMSMLRRKVAERLVEAKNTTAMLTTFNEVDMSPIFALRKEYKEAFKEKHGVGLGFMSFFTLAVVRALKMYPAVNSMIDGKEMISYDFCDISIAVSGPKGLMVPVIRNAEDLTFRGVEAEVKRLAIRARDGQITVDEMTGGTFTISNGGVFGSMLSTPIINPPQSGILGMHNIVERPVAIDGKVEIRPIMFVALSYDHRIIDGRESVGFLVAVKEALENPIELLMDNDIKKALEM is encoded by the coding sequence ATGATTTTAGAAATGAAAGTTCCGTCACCAGGAGAATCAATCACAGAAGTTGAAATAGCAGAATGGTTGGTAGAAGATGGAGATTATGTAGAAAAAGATCAAGCCATTGCTGAGGTAGATAGTGACAAAGCAACTTTAGAACTGCCTGCAGAAGCAAGCGGAGTAATTACTTTAAAAGCTGAAAGTGGGGATGCTGTTGCAGTTGGACAAGTAGTTTGTTTAATTGACACAAGCGCTACAAAACCAGAAGGAACTGTACCAGTAAAAAAAGTTGAGAAAGTTGAAACTGCCCAATCAACTGTGCAAGCTACTTCTTCAAGCCAAACCTATGCTACAGGAACACCAAGTCCTGCTGCTAATAAAATATTAGCCGAAAAAGGTATAGATGCTTCTCAAGTTAATGGCTCTGGAAGAGATGGACGCATAACAAAAGAGGATGCTATTAAAGCGGTACCTTCAATGGGACAAGCAATTAATGTCGAAGGCAGAGGAAGCTCAAGAAGTAAAATGTCTATGCTTCGTCGTAAAGTAGCAGAAAGATTAGTTGAAGCAAAGAATACTACAGCAATGCTAACGACCTTTAACGAGGTTGATATGTCTCCTATTTTTGCATTACGTAAAGAATATAAAGAAGCTTTCAAAGAAAAGCATGGAGTAGGTCTAGGCTTTATGAGTTTCTTTACATTAGCTGTCGTTAGAGCATTAAAAATGTATCCCGCTGTCAATTCTATGATAGACGGTAAAGAAATGATAAGCTATGATTTTTGCGATATTAGTATTGCAGTATCTGGACCTAAAGGATTAATGGTTCCGGTAATTAGAAATGCCGAAGATTTAACTTTTAGAGGTGTTGAGGCTGAAGTGAAAAGATTAGCCATTAGAGCAAGAGATGGTCAAATAACTGTTGATGAGATGACTGGAGGTACTTTTACTATATCTAATGGAGGTGTTTTTGGAAGTATGTTATCTACGCCAATTATTAATCCACCGCAAAGTGGTATTTTAGGAATGCATAACATTGTTGAACGTCCAGTCGCTATTGATGGTAAAGTTGAAATACGACCAATCATGTTTGTAGCATTGTCTTACGATCATAGAATTATTGATGGAAGAGAATCTGTAGGGTTTTTGGTAGCTGTTAAAGAAGCTTTAGAAAATCCAATCGAATTATTAATGGATAATGATATTAAGAAAGCTTTAGAGATGTAA
- a CDS encoding response regulator transcription factor: MNPSIIIADDHPLVLKGLQDFLFEKKYNIIDSATDGKEAYKLIVKHEPDIAILDIRMPHLTGIEIAELCQGKLDTKIVLITFEKSSAFYKQAKQYNIYGYLLKEFALVEIENCLKAVVKGTPYFSKEIENQFSIEQNNIDINSLTPSEKRILKLITQNKTAKEIASILNVSYRTVEKHKSHIIKKFRLEPKHNSLLLFAKENENFLL, translated from the coding sequence ATGAACCCATCAATAATTATTGCTGATGACCACCCATTAGTCCTTAAGGGCTTACAGGATTTTTTGTTTGAAAAAAAGTACAATATTATTGATAGTGCCACTGACGGAAAAGAGGCCTATAAACTGATTGTTAAACATGAACCAGATATTGCCATTCTTGATATAAGAATGCCACATCTAACTGGTATTGAAATAGCCGAACTATGTCAAGGTAAATTAGACACCAAAATTGTGCTAATTACGTTTGAAAAAAGTAGTGCGTTTTATAAACAAGCAAAACAGTATAATATCTATGGTTACTTATTAAAAGAGTTTGCTTTAGTTGAAATTGAAAATTGTTTAAAGGCAGTCGTTAAGGGCACTCCATATTTTAGTAAAGAAATTGAAAATCAGTTTTCAATTGAACAAAATAATATAGATATAAATAGTTTAACACCTTCGGAAAAAAGAATCCTCAAATTAATAACGCAGAATAAAACAGCAAAAGAAATAGCTTCTATCTTAAATGTCTCCTATAGAACAGTTGAAAAACACAAGAGCCATATTATTAAAAAATTTCGTTTAGAGCCTAAACACAACAGTCTTTTATTGTTTGCAAAAGAAAATGAAAACTTTTTATTGTAA
- a CDS encoding TatD family hydrolase, whose protein sequence is MIITDTHTHLYSEAFNDDRREMMQRAFSNNITRFFIPAIDSTYTKAMLKLEEDYPNNVFLMMGLHPTSVKENYKEELAHVEKLLSERAFIAIGEIGIDLYWDKSTLNIQQEAFRHQIKLSKKYKLPIVIHCRDSFDEIFEILEEEKGDDLFGIFHCFTGTLEQAQRAISYNMKLGIGGVVTFKNGKIDQFLNQIDLYHIVLETDSPYLAPTPYRGKRNESSYIINVLEKLSYIYGITTKEIAEITTANSRDVFKI, encoded by the coding sequence ATGATAATTACCGATACACATACACATTTATATAGTGAGGCTTTTAATGATGATCGTAGAGAAATGATGCAGAGAGCTTTTAGCAATAATATTACACGTTTTTTTATTCCAGCTATAGATTCAACCTATACAAAAGCAATGCTTAAACTCGAGGAGGATTATCCTAATAATGTATTTTTGATGATGGGTTTACATCCTACTTCTGTTAAAGAAAATTACAAGGAGGAACTAGCTCATGTTGAAAAACTATTATCTGAACGAGCTTTTATAGCCATTGGCGAAATAGGTATTGACTTGTATTGGGACAAATCAACATTAAACATACAACAGGAAGCATTTAGGCATCAAATTAAATTATCCAAGAAATATAAATTGCCAATAGTGATTCATTGCAGAGACTCGTTCGATGAGATTTTTGAAATTTTAGAAGAAGAAAAAGGAGACGATTTATTCGGAATTTTTCATTGCTTTACAGGAACATTAGAGCAAGCTCAAAGAGCTATCTCCTATAATATGAAATTAGGAATAGGTGGCGTAGTAACATTTAAAAATGGAAAGATAGACCAATTTTTAAATCAAATAGATTTATACCATATAGTTTTAGAGACAGACTCACCTTATTTGGCTCCAACACCGTACCGTGGAAAACGCAATGAAAGTAGCTACATAATTAATGTGTTAGAAAAATTGTCATATATATATGGTATAACTACAAAAGAAATTGCCGAAATTACCACAGCCAATTCAAGAGACGTTTTTAAAATTTAG
- a CDS encoding asparaginase: protein MKIPNILLIYTGGTIGMIKDPEIGALRSFDFDNLLDKIPELKLLSCSIETISFGEPIDSSNMSPDYWNQIAEIIEQNYHSCDGFVVLHGSDTMSYTASALSFMLENLAKPVIFTGSQLPIGDLRTDAKENLITSIQVASLQEKEQPLIKEVCLYFEYKLYRGNRTTKINAEHFEAFASLNYPDLVESGVHLKVNKEYLLKPKKGKSLRVHKTLNNNTAIIKLFPGISKNVMRSIFSTPSIEGVILETYGAGNTTNIEWFIDILKEYIDKGIHIVNVTQCSGGSVIMGQYETSTQLKDIGVISGGDMTTEAAITKLMYLLGKNLSIKKFKKLFESSLRGEIS, encoded by the coding sequence ATGAAAATACCAAACATACTTTTAATATATACAGGAGGAACTATTGGGATGATTAAGGATCCCGAAATAGGAGCGTTACGTTCTTTTGATTTTGATAATTTACTAGATAAAATACCAGAATTAAAACTTTTATCTTGTTCTATTGAGACCATTTCTTTTGGAGAGCCCATAGATTCTTCAAATATGAGTCCAGATTATTGGAATCAAATCGCTGAAATAATTGAACAAAATTATCATTCTTGTGATGGTTTTGTGGTATTGCATGGAAGTGATACTATGAGTTATACTGCTTCCGCATTAAGTTTTATGTTAGAAAACTTAGCAAAACCTGTGATTTTTACAGGATCACAATTACCAATAGGAGATTTACGTACCGATGCTAAAGAAAATTTAATTACATCAATTCAAGTAGCTTCGCTTCAAGAAAAAGAACAGCCTCTTATAAAAGAAGTATGTCTTTATTTTGAATATAAATTATATCGAGGTAACAGAACCACAAAGATTAATGCTGAACATTTTGAAGCCTTTGCTTCTTTAAATTATCCAGATTTAGTAGAATCTGGTGTACACCTTAAAGTAAATAAAGAGTATTTGCTTAAACCAAAAAAAGGCAAGTCATTACGAGTCCACAAAACGCTTAATAATAATACTGCGATTATTAAGTTGTTTCCTGGAATTTCTAAAAATGTGATGCGTTCTATTTTTTCTACTCCAAGCATAGAAGGTGTGATATTAGAAACTTATGGTGCGGGAAACACAACAAATATAGAGTGGTTTATTGATATACTAAAAGAGTATATTGATAAAGGGATACATATAGTTAATGTAACACAGTGCTCAGGAGGTAGTGTAATAATGGGGCAATATGAAACGAGTACACAACTAAAAGATATAGGTGTAATTTCGGGAGGCGATATGACAACTGAAGCTGCGATAACCAAACTCATGTATTTATTAGGTAAGAATTTATCTATAAAAAAATTCAAGAAACTTTTTGAAAGTTCATTACGCGGAGAGATATCTTAA